A single genomic interval of Archaeoglobaceae archaeon harbors:
- a CDS encoding DUF1786 family protein, which produces MDTLFTLDVGSTTQDFLLFAEKNLRNCPKAILPSPTRIIARKIERANQDLFLYGYTMGGGAIARAVKKHIEKGFRVFATQRSALTFADNLEKVREMGVVITESSSAFKIKTADVDMEFFSKLLDQIGYSMPQLFSVAVQDHGFAPNESNRVFRFRMFRKIIEKEKYLERMLFSERELPIEFNRMFDALQSIKDFCEGEVFVTDTSFAAISGLANFSKLPALLINFGNSHTTAAVIDRDWEIKAIVEHHTNVLREKGREYTRWFFEKFLEGSIDNEYVLNDNGHGCYIREVLDIKSILSTGPNAQLGGYEELRGDPMIVGNLGMASMLIKRNVCDLYALSNLSNF; this is translated from the coding sequence ATGGATACTCTCTTCACTCTCGATGTCGGCTCAACAACGCAAGATTTTTTGCTTTTTGCAGAGAAAAACCTTAGAAATTGCCCAAAAGCCATTCTGCCTTCTCCAACGAGGATTATTGCTAGAAAAATTGAGAGAGCAAATCAGGACTTATTCCTTTACGGCTACACGATGGGAGGAGGAGCGATAGCGAGAGCGGTGAAGAAACACATTGAGAAAGGATTTAGAGTTTTTGCAACGCAGAGATCTGCGTTAACTTTTGCGGACAATCTTGAAAAAGTTAGAGAAATGGGCGTTGTGATAACCGAAAGCTCAAGTGCCTTTAAGATTAAAACAGCAGACGTGGACATGGAGTTCTTTTCAAAGTTATTAGATCAAATCGGCTACTCGATGCCTCAGCTTTTTTCTGTAGCAGTCCAAGATCACGGATTTGCTCCGAATGAGAGCAACAGGGTTTTTAGATTCAGGATGTTCAGAAAAATAATTGAGAAGGAAAAGTATCTCGAGAGAATGCTTTTCAGCGAAAGAGAGCTACCGATAGAATTTAACAGAATGTTTGATGCTCTGCAATCGATAAAGGACTTCTGCGAAGGAGAAGTTTTCGTTACTGATACTTCTTTTGCAGCAATATCTGGCTTGGCTAATTTTTCCAAGCTTCCAGCATTGCTGATAAACTTTGGAAATTCCCATACGACTGCTGCAGTAATCGATAGGGATTGGGAAATCAAAGCAATCGTTGAGCACCACACGAACGTTCTCAGAGAGAAGGGGAGAGAATACACCCGATGGTTTTTTGAAAAATTCTTGGAAGGCAGTATTGATAACGAATACGTTCTCAACGACAATGGACATGGTTGCTACATTAGAGAAGTTCTTGATATCAAAAGCATTCTTTCGACTGGTCCAAATGCCCAGCTTGGAGGATATGAAGAGCTGAGAGGAGATCCTATGATTGTTGGAAATCTGGGAATGGCTTCCATGCTTATAAAGCGGAACGTTTGCGATCTTTATGCTCTTAGTAATTTGAGTAATTTTTAA
- a CDS encoding penicillin acylase family protein, whose translation MRKVGLIPLAVLFLMLYALGGYLNMLAPFSGTLWTFETKKEVKNPYGKVEVYYDEYGVPHFVATDEKALAFAIGYIQAKDRLFQMDLHRRLMKGELSEVFGEDFYESDVFHKKMDFLKAAEITWEGLKDTHIGELLKAYSEGVNYYIETEKLPAEFQLANYKPEKWQPVDTLLIAKEIAWELTGDFWDIRRALIIEKLGEKALELYPSSLEHNYTILRINKSFADWLSNFESKKGLGSNNWVVSGKFTQNGKPMLANDPHLLLTVPPVWYEMHLNLNGMNVRGVAFPGIGMIIIGKNDYLAWGYTNVGADVIDFYYYVWDGDKYLYKGSWLEPEKEIKKIRVKTANGIEEREVIVEKTVHGALIERDGFKVAVAWTGFTNTTEALALYKYNYAKSLDEFIEGLKLFCVPGQNVVYADIYGNTMYYPAGKYPIRLIDGKEVAGNVLFNGSAGEGEWIGFKAFGFSTWEGFIPFEEIPHAINPDYIATANQEIGYSKHYLGDSMYFIDPYRGMRIYEMLDNLTASKKLTVEDFMMMQRDTKSKVAEFFVPFIMESYALMDDKTKGYAEKLKNWDLKMEKDSEGALIFAIWLEYFVNETFDEFFSAGLSKEYLPSLYVLQNLDPDSEWFDDKRTPEVEKRQDIAVRALKLAVEEIEKKGYRVYGDYNQLNMEHPFSRVVKFFDYPKIPMSGDENTVFNFHRSIEFAGGIYQAGSSWRMIVSFDKDYCVIPGGNSGNFFSKHYDDQLFLWAEGEYKSFDFSLRGDRIVFG comes from the coding sequence ATGCGAAAAGTTGGGTTAATTCCGTTAGCTGTGCTCTTTTTAATGCTCTATGCTCTCGGTGGCTATCTAAACATGCTTGCCCCGTTCAGCGGAACTTTATGGACTTTTGAAACAAAAAAAGAGGTCAAGAATCCTTACGGCAAGGTTGAGGTTTACTACGATGAATACGGTGTTCCGCACTTCGTTGCCACTGACGAAAAAGCTCTGGCTTTTGCAATTGGCTACATTCAGGCAAAAGACAGGCTTTTCCAGATGGATCTTCATAGAAGATTGATGAAGGGTGAGCTTAGCGAAGTCTTTGGTGAGGATTTCTATGAATCTGACGTTTTCCACAAGAAAATGGATTTCTTAAAGGCTGCTGAAATTACCTGGGAAGGTTTAAAGGACACTCACATCGGAGAATTGCTCAAAGCCTACAGTGAAGGCGTGAATTACTACATAGAGACTGAAAAACTGCCAGCAGAGTTTCAGCTCGCAAATTATAAGCCAGAAAAATGGCAACCAGTTGACACACTCCTTATAGCAAAGGAAATCGCTTGGGAGCTAACAGGAGATTTCTGGGATATTAGAAGGGCTTTAATCATAGAAAAACTTGGAGAAAAAGCTCTTGAGCTTTATCCAAGCTCTTTGGAGCATAACTATACGATACTCAGAATCAACAAATCATTTGCTGACTGGTTAAGCAATTTTGAATCTAAGAAAGGTTTAGGATCTAACAACTGGGTTGTTTCTGGCAAGTTCACGCAAAACGGAAAGCCAATGCTTGCTAACGACCCCCATCTGCTCTTAACAGTCCCGCCAGTTTGGTATGAGATGCATTTAAATCTTAACGGAATGAATGTCAGAGGTGTTGCTTTTCCAGGCATAGGAATGATCATAATAGGCAAAAACGACTATTTGGCTTGGGGATATACGAATGTCGGCGCGGATGTAATCGATTTCTACTACTACGTCTGGGACGGCGATAAATACCTATACAAGGGAAGTTGGCTTGAGCCTGAGAAAGAGATAAAGAAGATCAGGGTGAAGACTGCAAATGGAATTGAAGAAAGAGAAGTGATTGTTGAAAAAACAGTTCACGGAGCTCTTATCGAAAGGGATGGTTTTAAAGTTGCTGTTGCTTGGACTGGATTCACGAACACAACAGAAGCCCTTGCACTTTACAAATACAACTATGCAAAGAGTCTCGATGAATTCATCGAAGGGTTGAAGCTTTTCTGTGTTCCAGGGCAGAATGTTGTTTATGCAGACATCTACGGAAACACGATGTATTATCCCGCTGGAAAGTATCCAATTAGGCTTATAGATGGTAAAGAGGTTGCTGGAAATGTTTTATTCAACGGATCCGCTGGAGAAGGTGAATGGATCGGCTTCAAAGCTTTTGGCTTCTCAACTTGGGAAGGCTTTATACCATTTGAAGAAATCCCGCATGCGATAAATCCAGACTACATAGCCACTGCGAATCAGGAAATTGGATACTCAAAGCATTATCTTGGCGATTCAATGTATTTCATTGATCCCTATAGGGGAATGAGGATCTACGAGATGCTCGACAATCTCACCGCCAGCAAAAAGCTCACGGTAGAGGATTTCATGATGATGCAGAGAGATACAAAGTCAAAGGTTGCTGAGTTCTTCGTTCCTTTCATAATGGAAAGCTATGCTCTTATGGACGATAAAACGAAGGGCTACGCTGAAAAGCTCAAAAACTGGGATTTAAAGATGGAAAAGGATTCAGAAGGGGCTTTAATATTTGCCATATGGCTTGAATACTTCGTTAACGAGACCTTTGATGAGTTCTTCTCCGCTGGGCTCAGCAAAGAGTATTTGCCAAGCCTTTATGTTCTCCAGAATTTAGATCCCGATAGCGAGTGGTTCGACGACAAAAGGACTCCAGAGGTTGAAAAAAGGCAGGATATAGCGGTAAGAGCTTTAAAGCTCGCAGTTGAGGAAATCGAAAAGAAGGGCTACAGAGTTTATGGTGACTACAACCAGCTTAATATGGAGCATCCTTTCAGCAGGGTTGTAAAATTCTTCGATTATCCAAAGATTCCGATGAGCGGAGACGAAAACACGGTGTTCAATTTCCATCGAAGTATTGAGTTCGCTGGAGGCATTTATCAGGCGGGAAGTAGCTGGAGAATGATAGTGAGCTTCGATAAGGACTACTGCGTAATCCCGGGCGGAAATTCAGGAAACTTTTTCTCCAAACACTACGATGACCAGCTGTTTTTATGGGCAGAAGGGGAATACAAAAGCTTTGATTTCAGCTTGAGGGGTGATAGGATTGTCTTTGGCTAA
- a CDS encoding metal-dependent hydrolase — MNRPGHIGLALLILSPLLAKFDLNSILIAVALTISPDIDLVLRLEHRKYTHNITFASLVAIGVFMFSRNFLLAFLVLLSILAHLIADLLTVQKFAPLYPFSKKKYALKLFKSNNTAINTAVLLLGIASFAYFSNLDFSAFLRDLTKLI, encoded by the coding sequence ATGAATAGACCAGGGCACATAGGCTTAGCCCTTTTAATTCTTTCTCCACTTTTAGCAAAATTTGATCTGAATTCAATTCTTATTGCAGTCGCCTTGACTATTTCTCCTGATATAGACCTCGTGCTAAGGCTTGAACACCGAAAATATACTCATAACATAACTTTTGCCTCTCTTGTGGCAATAGGAGTTTTCATGTTCTCAAGGAACTTTTTGCTTGCTTTTTTAGTCCTGTTAAGCATCCTTGCACACCTAATTGCAGATCTTTTAACTGTGCAGAAATTTGCTCCTCTTTATCCATTCTCAAAGAAAAAATACGCCCTGAAGCTTTTTAAGTCAAACAATACTGCAATAAATACTGCAGTGCTTCTGCTTGGAATCGCTTCGTTTGCTTATTTCTCTAATTTGGATTTTTCAGCGTTTCTTAGAGATTTGACAAAGCTTATTTAG
- a CDS encoding alpha/beta hydrolase gives MPFVENDGLKIYYEFLEGKSPVLVFVHGWTANMNYWKEQRAYFEGKNAILFIDNRGHGKSDKPKDYEHYKLDKFVSDLDAVVNSLKLSDFVLLGHSFGTMISMKYCSEHPEKVKALVLVGGGTRIKTFHKLFYPVSRFFSKINYKSSVKLVINLSFTKEAVELKDWAIKQVLENTPRYSAMNGYKTLTKIDLREVAKKIEKPTLIIVGEKDALLPVGKSKELNRLIKNSKLVVVPKAGHCVQLEKPVEVNREIEEFCKKLK, from the coding sequence ATGCCATTTGTTGAAAACGATGGTTTGAAGATTTACTACGAGTTCTTGGAAGGCAAATCTCCAGTTCTCGTATTTGTCCATGGATGGACTGCAAACATGAATTACTGGAAGGAACAGAGAGCTTATTTCGAAGGAAAGAATGCAATTTTATTTATTGACAATCGGGGTCATGGAAAGTCTGATAAACCGAAGGACTACGAGCATTACAAACTCGACAAATTTGTCTCCGATCTCGATGCAGTGGTTAATTCGCTAAAGCTGAGCGATTTTGTGCTTTTAGGACACTCTTTTGGAACAATGATCTCAATGAAATACTGCAGTGAACACCCAGAGAAAGTTAAAGCCCTCGTCTTAGTCGGAGGTGGAACGAGGATAAAGACTTTCCACAAGCTCTTTTATCCAGTTTCAAGGTTCTTCTCAAAAATTAACTATAAGAGTTCTGTAAAGCTTGTCATAAACTTATCATTTACAAAAGAAGCAGTGGAATTGAAGGATTGGGCGATAAAGCAAGTGCTGGAAAACACTCCACGGTATTCAGCGATGAACGGCTACAAAACTCTAACCAAAATAGATCTGAGAGAGGTTGCAAAGAAGATCGAGAAACCTACGTTGATCATTGTAGGCGAAAAAGATGCTCTACTCCCAGTCGGAAAGTCCAAAGAATTAAACAGACTGATCAAAAATTCAAAGCTTGTGGTTGTTCCAAAAGCCGGGCATTGTGTTCAGCTTGAAAAGCCAGTGGAAGTTAATAGAGAAATAGAGGAATTCTGCAAAAAGCTAAAATAA
- the rplJ gene encoding 50S ribosomal protein L16 has protein sequence MARKPARMWRRIKRPYTRVEYIDGAPGTRIKMFDMGNLQADFPVMLTLVAKDAVQIRDNALEAARVIANKFIAKSAGSNNYKLKVRIYPHHILREHKMAVGAGADRVSQGMRAAYGRPVGRAAQVKPGTKLMSIWVKPEHFDFAKEAFRRASMKLPTDTKVIVEKGAELLKGKI, from the coding sequence ATGGCAAGAAAACCAGCGAGGATGTGGAGGAGAATAAAGAGACCATACACAAGAGTTGAATATATCGATGGCGCTCCTGGAACGAGAATAAAGATGTTTGACATGGGGAACTTACAGGCGGATTTCCCTGTCATGCTTACACTTGTAGCTAAAGATGCCGTTCAGATTAGAGATAATGCTCTCGAAGCTGCGAGAGTTATTGCAAATAAGTTCATCGCAAAATCCGCTGGTTCGAACAACTACAAGTTGAAGGTTCGAATTTATCCCCACCATATATTGAGGGAGCATAAAATGGCAGTCGGAGCTGGAGCGGACAGAGTTTCTCAGGGAATGAGAGCAGCTTACGGTCGCCCAGTTGGTAGAGCAGCACAGGTAAAGCCCGGAACGAAGCTCATGTCGATCTGGGTTAAGCCCGAGCATTTCGATTTTGCAAAGGAAGCCTTCAGAAGGGCTTCGATGAAATTGCCCACAGACACAAAAGTAATTGTCGAAAAGGGTGCTGAGCTACTTAAGGGTAAAATATAA
- a CDS encoding secretion system protein E, with amino-acid sequence MATKFRIRKQPTELKTRKEQRSIFDLIKKSAKEEWLDEEASKNLAKKLMQEFKPPEGWFKVEEYPIFSRFVFASAHILYNDEENEYGYFVYEPPITPAEMNLVKEVVQKLEYYPVKPQEVRDKYRTLRSKVNMILDDFRIKLEGTDYTRILYHIMKKTILYDRITPLMFDPNIEDISCNGYRVPIYIFHRKYTNLKTNIVFEDEDELDSFVINLAQKCGKHLSVAEPMVDATMP; translated from the coding sequence ATGGCAACGAAATTCAGAATAAGAAAACAACCCACTGAACTAAAAACCCGTAAAGAACAAAGAAGTATTTTTGATTTAATCAAAAAAAGTGCTAAAGAGGAATGGCTTGACGAAGAGGCTTCAAAAAATCTTGCAAAAAAGTTAATGCAGGAATTTAAACCTCCTGAAGGCTGGTTCAAAGTTGAAGAATATCCTATCTTCTCTCGCTTCGTTTTCGCGAGTGCTCACATACTTTATAATGACGAAGAAAATGAGTATGGTTATTTCGTTTATGAGCCGCCGATAACCCCGGCTGAAATGAATCTTGTTAAAGAAGTTGTTCAAAAGCTGGAATACTACCCGGTAAAACCACAAGAAGTAAGAGACAAATACAGAACTCTGAGATCGAAAGTCAACATGATTTTAGACGATTTCAGAATTAAACTTGAAGGGACAGATTACACACGGATTTTGTATCATATAATGAAGAAAACAATTCTGTACGACCGCATCACGCCACTTATGTTCGATCCAAACATTGAGGACATATCCTGCAACGGCTACAGAGTTCCAATTTACATTTTTCACCGTAAGTATACAAACCTCAAAACAAACATCGTGTTTGAAGATGAGGATGAGCTTGATTCCTTTGTCATAAACCTTGCGCAGAAGTGTGGGAAGCATCTTAGCGTTGCTGAGCCGATGGTTGATGCTACGATGCCGG